From the Paenibacillus sp. FSL H8-0548 genome, one window contains:
- a CDS encoding spore germination protein, with protein sequence MPAVVGFVKIVSTGSGSIVQFGDALEISPNSTSKTYAGSGSFLTGSLTNSNNAVSATNSIDPDVQDSSNNDVSAI encoded by the coding sequence ATGCCAGCAGTCGTAGGTTTTGTCAAAATAGTTAGCACTGGCTCTGGATCCATCGTACAGTTCGGTGATGCGCTTGAGATTTCTCCGAACAGCACTTCCAAAACGTATGCAGGGTCTGGCTCATTCCTAACAGGCAGCTTAACCAATTCTAATAATGCTGTCAGTGCTACAAACTCCATTGATCCGGACGTTCAGGATAGCTCGAATAATGATGTGAGTGCGATATGA
- a CDS encoding glycoside hydrolase family 15 protein: MARHLVIGNGKMLLNLDQNCYIRDIYYPFVGQLNHVGGQYCRFGVWVEGSFSWLDEPEWKFDLDYVEDSLVTNIIAKHERLGIELQMNDGIHQRECIYIKRVVIRNRTNDTKEVRLFFHQDLMIDGTEVGDTAVYYPENHTLYHYKRNNYFMFNGFSDEGGMTQYSTGIKRFQSAEGTWRDAEDGVLMGNSIAQGSVDSTISFRTVVPPNGDKSIYYWMSIGQNLEEVKALNQYVQENHPEKLLSRMVIYWKHWLGRAESDLGDLPQDVVRMFKKSLLLVRTQVDERGAILAANDTDILQYNRDHYSYMWPRDGALIADAMSMAGYQSVISPFFHFCAQALSPEGYLYHKYNPDGTVGSSWHPYIVQGSRRLPIQEDETALVLFALWKDYSRNQVIELPQSLYSNLIRKAASFLSSYMEPSLLLPKPSYDLWEERYGIWTYTAASVYGGLMAASYFTDLFGDYERSDHYKSTADEIKQGIITHLWDEEAGRFARGLIQKDNRWVKDMTLESSLFGVLEFGVLPVDDYRVVQTMLAIKEGLQIKTHIGGIARYTNDYYFQQSGEIDKVPGNPWIICTLWVANFEIDSAKTIEELEGPRQTLQWVSDHALPSGLLPEQLNPYDGSPLSVAPLTWSHATVVQSVSKYAEKYKQLRAEKEQNGF; the protein is encoded by the coding sequence ATGGCCCGTCATCTTGTAATCGGCAACGGTAAGATGCTTTTGAATTTGGATCAAAATTGTTACATTCGAGATATCTATTATCCATTTGTTGGTCAGTTAAATCATGTAGGTGGACAATACTGTCGCTTTGGGGTGTGGGTGGAAGGCTCTTTCAGCTGGCTGGATGAACCGGAATGGAAGTTTGATCTGGATTATGTGGAGGATTCCTTAGTCACAAATATTATCGCTAAGCATGAAAGACTAGGCATAGAGCTTCAAATGAATGATGGGATACATCAACGCGAATGTATTTATATCAAAAGAGTCGTTATCCGCAATCGAACAAATGATACAAAAGAGGTTCGTTTGTTCTTTCATCAGGATTTGATGATTGATGGTACTGAGGTTGGAGATACGGCGGTTTATTATCCGGAGAATCATACGCTTTATCATTACAAGCGAAATAATTACTTTATGTTCAATGGTTTCTCCGATGAAGGCGGCATGACCCAGTATTCAACAGGAATCAAAAGGTTTCAATCCGCAGAAGGCACTTGGCGGGATGCAGAGGATGGCGTGCTGATGGGCAATTCAATTGCTCAGGGCTCAGTAGACAGCACCATCAGCTTCCGGACGGTCGTTCCGCCGAACGGGGATAAATCGATTTACTACTGGATGTCCATTGGTCAAAATCTAGAAGAAGTTAAAGCGCTGAACCAGTATGTTCAGGAAAATCATCCGGAGAAGCTATTAAGCCGAATGGTTATTTACTGGAAGCATTGGTTAGGCCGTGCGGAATCCGACCTTGGTGATCTGCCGCAGGATGTAGTTAGAATGTTCAAAAAAAGCCTGCTTCTCGTTAGAACTCAGGTGGATGAGCGTGGAGCCATTCTAGCTGCGAATGATACTGATATTTTGCAGTATAATCGTGATCATTACAGCTATATGTGGCCGCGTGACGGTGCACTCATAGCGGATGCCATGTCTATGGCGGGTTATCAGAGTGTCATTTCTCCATTTTTTCACTTTTGTGCGCAAGCATTGTCTCCAGAAGGTTACTTGTATCACAAATATAATCCAGACGGTACGGTAGGCTCGAGCTGGCATCCTTATATTGTGCAGGGAAGCAGGCGCTTGCCTATACAAGAGGATGAAACGGCGCTTGTACTGTTCGCATTGTGGAAGGATTATTCCCGAAACCAAGTTATTGAGCTGCCGCAGTCGCTATACAGCAACTTAATTCGGAAGGCAGCTTCATTTTTAAGCTCCTATATGGAGCCATCCTTGTTATTGCCTAAGCCGAGCTATGATTTGTGGGAAGAGCGCTACGGTATTTGGACGTATACAGCAGCATCCGTGTATGGCGGTCTGATGGCTGCTTCATACTTCACAGATTTATTTGGAGATTATGAGCGTAGTGATCATTATAAAAGCACAGCAGATGAGATCAAGCAGGGCATTATTACACATTTGTGGGATGAAGAAGCGGGCCGCTTCGCACGAGGCCTTATTCAGAAGGATAATCGCTGGGTGAAGGATATGACGCTGGAGAGCAGCCTGTTTGGCGTGTTGGAATTTGGGGTGCTTCCTGTAGATGATTATCGCGTAGTTCAGACGATGCTGGCGATCAAGGAAGGTCTTCAGATCAAGACCCATATTGGCGGTATTGCTCGCTATACAAACGATTATTATTTCCAGCAATCTGGAGAAATTGATAAGGTGCCAGGCAACCCATGGATTATTTGTACCCTGTGGGTAGCTAACTTTGAGATTGATTCCGCGAAAACGATCGAAGAGCTGGAAGGTCCAAGACAGACGCTGCAATGGGTGTCAGATCATGCGCTTCCTAGCGGTTTGCTGCCAGAGCAGCTAAATCCGTATGATGGCTCACCATTATCCGTAGCGCCTCTAACTTGGTCTCATGCAACGGTAGTGCAGAGCGTAAGCAAGTATGCTGAGAAGTATAAACAACTACGGGCCGAAAAGGAGCAAAATGGGTTCTAG
- a CDS encoding Hsp20/alpha crystallin family protein — MASKWDDMEKWMERQQLPKGFELLREPDWVEQYVRKMMTKALPEAAGVMIGGGSATFSETRHFIHVKINLPKGFEKEQLRLFVREDRLRLEGLPGGKIETIKLPKLVKPRVSKTLVKDNVLQVKLQKRPTNRTFHEAIVRW, encoded by the coding sequence GTGGCATCCAAATGGGATGATATGGAAAAATGGATGGAGAGGCAGCAGCTGCCGAAAGGCTTTGAGCTGCTGCGTGAGCCGGATTGGGTAGAGCAATATGTGCGTAAAATGATGACTAAAGCGCTGCCTGAAGCAGCAGGCGTGATGATTGGAGGAGGCTCAGCCACCTTTTCGGAGACTCGCCATTTTATTCATGTGAAAATAAATTTACCGAAGGGCTTTGAGAAAGAGCAGCTACGATTATTTGTTCGTGAGGATCGGCTGCGGCTTGAAGGTTTGCCGGGAGGTAAAATAGAGACAATCAAGTTGCCGAAGCTGGTGAAGCCGCGTGTGAGCAAAACACTTGTGAAGGACAACGTTTTACAGGTGAAGCTTCAGAAAAGACCCACCAATCGTACATTCCATGAGGCGATTGTGCGATGGTAA
- a CDS encoding spore germination protein GerPE produces the protein MMDSYDQQPFDGYPIRTSNVGFVLIISASQSAIVQFGDRAETDAKLRALALQRQEDHLTAGNVFFESYPLFSRPLPALNDPDFDNGQVLQLNRTNIYPNINVGYIHVIAASSSASIQVGNGMCLRGESRIKHIRQYPRPKPFPPIGC, from the coding sequence ATGATGGATTCATACGATCAACAGCCATTCGATGGTTATCCCATTCGAACATCAAATGTCGGCTTTGTTCTTATTATCAGCGCATCACAGTCTGCGATCGTTCAATTTGGCGATCGTGCTGAAACGGATGCTAAGCTTCGCGCTCTTGCGCTTCAGAGACAAGAGGATCATTTAACTGCGGGCAATGTCTTTTTCGAGTCTTATCCATTATTTAGTCGCCCTCTTCCAGCATTAAATGATCCTGATTTCGATAACGGACAGGTGCTCCAGCTTAATCGAACGAACATCTATCCAAATATTAACGTCGGATATATTCACGTCATCGCAGCCAGCTCATCGGCAAGCATACAAGTCGGCAACGGCATGTGCTTGAGAGGTGAATCCCGCATTAAGCATATTCGCCAATATCCACGCCCGAAACCATTTCCGCCTATCGGTTGTTAA
- a CDS encoding spore germination protein GerPB, producing the protein MNITIHQQITIHQLRVDSVANSSVLQVGSAGSIRSLSQLYNTGGFAGPAPQLGEENPLSFVPLPNPT; encoded by the coding sequence ATGAATATAACGATTCATCAGCAAATTACCATTCATCAGCTTCGAGTAGATAGTGTCGCCAATAGTTCAGTGCTTCAAGTCGGCAGCGCCGGATCGATTCGTTCGCTTTCTCAGCTGTATAATACTGGTGGGTTTGCAGGTCCCGCGCCTCAGCTTGGCGAAGAAAATCCACTTTCCTTCGTCCCTCTGCCAAATCCCACCTAA
- the gerPC gene encoding spore germination protein GerPC, with the protein MQQQNPLSPWQTWSLEVQHKLKEQQEQLEALEAKVAALCEQMKQLEARPTYNIESIEYHFDQLKVEKLDGTLNIGMTTPGSGDDSFPGNIDQLSVPKQETFPSAGPSIPPPNPIYQEVYTEMNGYLDTKAPDQLLSYENELCIPLDPYHRKIIIEDIRKQVPSRIQYYMQQTANERGKQSAPNDSAAIVSNILAKTTRDADSALLAYMQRLQTGKPRSGGMM; encoded by the coding sequence ATGCAGCAGCAAAACCCACTTTCCCCTTGGCAGACGTGGTCGCTTGAAGTACAACATAAGCTCAAAGAGCAGCAAGAGCAGCTTGAAGCACTTGAGGCAAAGGTCGCCGCTTTATGCGAGCAGATGAAGCAGCTTGAAGCGCGTCCTACTTACAATATCGAAAGCATAGAATATCATTTTGACCAATTGAAGGTTGAGAAGCTCGACGGTACGCTTAACATTGGGATGACTACTCCAGGCAGCGGTGATGATTCATTCCCCGGCAACATCGACCAGCTTTCGGTACCGAAGCAGGAGACGTTCCCATCTGCCGGACCATCCATTCCACCTCCGAACCCGATATACCAGGAGGTTTATACAGAAATGAACGGTTATTTGGATACGAAAGCACCCGATCAGCTGCTCAGCTACGAGAATGAGCTTTGTATACCATTAGATCCGTATCACAGGAAAATTATTATTGAGGATATACGAAAGCAGGTACCTAGCCGCATTCAATATTATATGCAGCAAACTGCAAATGAAAGAGGGAAACAATCAGCTCCTAACGATTCAGCAGCGATCGTGTCTAATATCCTTGCAAAAACAACGAGGGATGCCGATTCAGCACTTCTCGCTTACATGCAGCGTCTGCAAACTGGTAAGCCCCGATCAGGAGGAATGATGTAA
- the gntK gene encoding gluconokinase, producing the protein MIGVDIGTTSTKSVLFTEKGAIVASHGIEYPLHSPSPAIAEQDPDEIFNAVLETIGQAIMKRNVQPKDILCVSFSSAMHSVIAVNEEGSPLTKCITWADNRSIKWTEKIKNEWNGHEIYMRTGTPIHPMSPLSKLTWLRYDHKELFDLTYKFISIKEYVFFKLFGQYVIDYSIASATGMFHLENLQWDEEALRVAGVTPDRLSELVPTTFKLAGMDEQYAKRMNLPASTPFVVGASDGVLSNLGVNAIKPGVVAVTIGTSGAIRAVTDKPVTDPKGRIFCYALTEKHWVIGGPVNNGGMIFRWVRDQIGTEEIASAKKLGVDPYELLTELAAKAKPGSEGLIFHPYLSGERAPLWDANARGSYFGLGLHHKKEHLVRAALEGVIFNLYSVLLALEELTGKPTKIQATGGFARSELWRQMMADIFDQELHVPESIESSCLGAVILGLYSLGEVDSLDVVSEMVGGSHFHLPNKQNAEIYSELMRIYIRVSRLLTEEYANIAAFQQKWI; encoded by the coding sequence GTGATCGGTGTTGATATTGGAACGACGAGTACGAAATCGGTGCTCTTTACAGAAAAAGGTGCAATTGTTGCTAGTCATGGTATCGAGTATCCGCTGCATTCGCCTTCACCGGCTATTGCAGAGCAGGATCCGGATGAAATTTTTAATGCGGTGCTGGAGACGATTGGACAAGCGATAATGAAAAGAAACGTACAGCCGAAAGATATTTTATGTGTTTCATTCAGCTCAGCTATGCACAGTGTTATTGCTGTGAATGAAGAGGGCTCACCGCTTACGAAATGTATAACATGGGCCGATAATCGCAGCATAAAATGGACCGAAAAAATTAAAAATGAATGGAATGGCCATGAGATTTATATGCGTACGGGCACGCCGATCCATCCCATGTCACCTTTGTCTAAGCTGACGTGGCTGCGCTATGATCATAAAGAGCTGTTTGATCTTACATATAAGTTTATTTCTATTAAAGAATATGTGTTTTTTAAGCTATTTGGTCAGTATGTCATTGATTATTCAATTGCATCTGCGACAGGGATGTTCCATCTGGAAAATCTGCAATGGGATGAGGAGGCACTGCGAGTAGCGGGTGTCACACCAGACCGTTTGTCTGAGCTTGTTCCTACGACCTTCAAGCTTGCGGGTATGGACGAGCAATATGCGAAACGAATGAATTTGCCAGCTTCGACGCCGTTTGTAGTAGGCGCTAGTGATGGCGTACTATCCAACCTAGGAGTAAATGCAATTAAGCCTGGTGTTGTAGCCGTTACGATCGGTACGAGCGGTGCGATTAGAGCAGTTACAGATAAGCCGGTAACAGATCCGAAGGGCAGAATTTTTTGTTATGCGTTGACGGAGAAGCACTGGGTCATCGGGGGGCCGGTCAACAATGGAGGCATGATCTTCCGATGGGTTCGTGATCAAATCGGTACAGAGGAGATTGCGAGTGCCAAGAAGCTCGGTGTTGATCCTTACGAGCTGTTAACAGAGCTTGCTGCAAAGGCGAAGCCAGGCTCCGAAGGACTTATTTTCCATCCTTATTTATCTGGCGAGCGTGCCCCGCTTTGGGATGCGAATGCACGAGGCTCCTATTTTGGCCTAGGACTCCATCATAAGAAGGAGCATCTCGTTCGTGCCGCACTGGAGGGTGTAATATTTAATTTATATAGCGTACTCCTTGCGCTCGAAGAATTGACAGGCAAGCCTACGAAAATTCAGGCGACTGGCGGATTTGCGCGATCGGAGCTTTGGCGCCAAATGATGGCAGACATTTTCGATCAGGAGCTGCATGTGCCGGAAAGCATTGAGAGCTCATGTCTAGGTGCTGTGATCCTTGGCTTGTATAGCTTAGGTGAAGTGGATTCTTTAGACGTAGTGTCAGAAATGGTGGGCGGTTCTCATTTTCATTTGCCTAACAAGCAAAATGCAGAAATTTATTCCGAGCTCATGCGAATTTACATTCGAGTATCACGATTATTGACGGAGGAATACGCTAATATCGCAGCCTTCCAGCAGAAATGGATATAA
- a CDS encoding prenyltransferase/squalene oxidase repeat-containing protein, which translates to MEMDRIRAKLTNMTADLLKQQSQDGAWRLCLDSGTMTDSYLIILLRLLERPDEQLIHSLAARIASKQESNGAWRLYPDEADGNLEATAEAYFALLYARYYAQEDPRMLLAKQFILSRGGLGEARNLFTQVIFAATGQAEWPKMLRIPLEAFFSDLGIGLDLFSLSGHARVHLVPILIMSNKQFVRKTALMPQLSYLFVGDSQSFNNDSTWISALNGFIATLPLSSLLPAVSQNAEQRAESFMFDRLEPNGTLLTFSTATILMILSLLQLGYSPESPTINRLLSGIISLMCLDRPHLQVCSSEVWDTAMLSYALREADLPPASHALKMAGSYLMPRQQTLLGDWAIRLPNTPAGGWGFSDVDTLYPDVDDSVAALRALRPYISSTEGLSANWQRGLNWILSMRNDDGGWPAFERQGQTLPASFFTFEGSADISTDPSTVDLSSRVLGFLGNELGMSIGHQWLDQSVHWVLSQQNRDGSWYGRWGISYIHGTSAAIQGMTAVGVSSDHPAIKKGVKWLLDIQNEDGGWGESCLSDKVKHYVPLHASTPSQTAWALDALLAANEKPNAAIERGVDALLRSLEQRDWTYTYPTGAALPGSLYVHYPSNNYIWPMLTLSAILKKYG; encoded by the coding sequence ATGGAGATGGATCGAATTCGTGCAAAACTGACTAATATGACCGCAGATCTGCTTAAGCAGCAGTCGCAGGACGGCGCATGGCGATTATGCTTAGACTCTGGGACGATGACAGACAGCTATCTTATTATTTTGCTGCGCCTGCTAGAGCGGCCAGATGAGCAATTGATTCATAGCCTTGCAGCGCGAATAGCGTCCAAACAAGAGTCGAATGGGGCTTGGCGGCTGTATCCGGACGAAGCCGACGGAAATTTAGAGGCGACAGCCGAAGCTTATTTTGCGTTGCTGTATGCGAGATATTATGCACAAGAGGACCCTCGCATGCTGCTTGCCAAACAATTTATTTTAAGCCGCGGAGGACTGGGGGAAGCTAGAAACTTATTTACCCAAGTTATTTTCGCTGCTACCGGTCAAGCAGAATGGCCTAAAATGCTGCGTATTCCACTTGAAGCTTTTTTCTCTGATCTTGGGATCGGACTTGATCTCTTCTCACTCTCCGGCCATGCACGTGTACATCTTGTACCCATCTTAATTATGTCGAACAAGCAATTTGTCAGAAAAACAGCCTTAATGCCACAGCTATCCTATTTATTTGTTGGAGACTCCCAATCCTTTAATAATGATTCAACATGGATATCTGCCTTGAACGGATTTATCGCAACGCTGCCGTTATCCAGTCTGCTTCCAGCTGTTTCACAAAACGCCGAACAACGAGCCGAGTCATTTATGTTTGACCGACTTGAGCCTAACGGCACGCTGCTTACGTTCTCTACGGCGACAATTCTAATGATTTTATCCTTGCTGCAGCTAGGTTATTCTCCCGAATCTCCAACGATAAACCGTTTGTTGTCAGGCATTATATCCTTAATGTGTTTAGATCGGCCGCATCTTCAGGTCTGCTCCTCTGAGGTATGGGATACAGCGATGCTAAGCTACGCCTTGCGTGAAGCAGACCTCCCGCCTGCATCACATGCCTTAAAGATGGCGGGGAGCTATCTCATGCCGCGGCAGCAAACCCTGCTAGGTGATTGGGCGATAAGACTGCCTAATACGCCAGCAGGCGGCTGGGGCTTCTCTGACGTCGATACGCTGTATCCAGATGTTGATGACAGCGTTGCAGCGCTTCGTGCCTTGCGTCCCTATATATCATCAACTGAAGGGTTATCCGCCAATTGGCAAAGAGGATTAAACTGGATACTCTCCATGCGCAACGACGATGGCGGTTGGCCTGCCTTTGAACGGCAAGGACAGACATTGCCAGCAAGCTTCTTTACCTTTGAAGGGTCTGCTGACATCTCTACCGACCCTTCAACCGTAGACCTTTCAAGTCGTGTTCTTGGCTTTCTAGGCAATGAGCTGGGCATGTCAATTGGACATCAATGGCTTGATCAAAGTGTCCACTGGGTATTATCTCAGCAAAACAGAGATGGCAGCTGGTATGGGCGATGGGGAATTTCATATATCCATGGCACCAGTGCTGCCATTCAAGGAATGACGGCAGTAGGCGTGTCCAGTGATCACCCTGCCATCAAAAAAGGCGTGAAGTGGCTGCTGGACATTCAGAACGAGGATGGAGGCTGGGGTGAATCCTGTCTTAGCGATAAAGTAAAGCACTATGTGCCCCTTCATGCGAGTACGCCTTCTCAAACCGCATGGGCGCTTGACGCGCTCCTAGCAGCAAATGAGAAGCCCAATGCAGCTATTGAACGAGGCGTAGATGCTTTGCTCCGATCACTTGAGCAACGAGATTGGACGTATACCTACCCCACGGGAGCCGCCTTGCCAGGCAGCTTGTATGTTCACTATCCTAGCAATAATTATATATGGCCTATGCTTACACTATCCGCTATTTTGAAGAAATATGGCTGA
- a CDS encoding YeiH family protein, translating into MLDRLYSEGMKSNQIVHNTEVRSLINKNITIYPSIRGWGFIYGLALTLLIAIAAKLIATLPFFQIMGQLVVAILLGIAFKAWTGVSEQAAEGIAFSSKRLLRFGIILLGLRVNLNNLWHAGPKVFAIAAINIAFTIVVVYGISKWMKIDKRLGMLTACGTAICGAAAVVAIAPAMKANDNEAAISATTVAILGTIFTLAYTVLYPILHLSDAGYGIFAGATLHEVAHVIAAAAPGGQEAIDLAVIVKMSRVALLVPVAIIIGIWNGRNAKQAKRLQLKALPIPWFIFGFLVMSGINTTGILPEHLTGQLIAAAYFLIAMAMAGLGLGVDLVIFRKLGKKPFIAALIGSLLLTGLGFFLIHVFQLN; encoded by the coding sequence GTGTTGGACAGGCTCTATAGTGAAGGCATGAAGAGCAACCAGATTGTTCATAACACAGAGGTGAGAAGCTTGATTAATAAAAATATTACAATTTATCCATCTATAAGAGGATGGGGCTTTATTTATGGTTTAGCTCTAACCCTGCTTATCGCAATCGCCGCTAAACTGATCGCCACACTTCCATTTTTTCAAATCATGGGGCAGCTGGTCGTAGCGATTTTACTTGGCATCGCATTTAAAGCGTGGACAGGCGTTTCAGAGCAAGCTGCAGAGGGTATTGCTTTTTCGAGTAAAAGACTGCTGCGATTCGGTATTATTTTATTAGGATTGCGTGTGAATTTAAATAATCTTTGGCATGCGGGACCGAAAGTATTTGCAATTGCGGCAATCAATATTGCTTTTACGATTGTTGTCGTTTACGGGATAAGCAAATGGATGAAAATAGATAAAAGGCTCGGGATGCTGACTGCCTGTGGAACTGCTATATGCGGTGCCGCAGCGGTAGTCGCGATTGCGCCTGCGATGAAAGCAAACGATAATGAAGCAGCAATCAGTGCGACAACGGTCGCGATTCTTGGAACGATTTTCACACTCGCCTATACGGTTCTATATCCAATACTGCATTTAAGCGATGCGGGTTATGGCATATTTGCAGGCGCCACGCTGCATGAGGTTGCACATGTTATTGCTGCAGCAGCACCTGGCGGACAAGAAGCGATTGATTTAGCTGTCATTGTCAAAATGTCGCGTGTAGCGCTGCTCGTTCCAGTCGCGATCATTATTGGCATATGGAATGGACGTAATGCTAAGCAAGCAAAAAGGCTGCAATTAAAAGCTTTGCCTATTCCATGGTTTATTTTTGGCTTTCTGGTAATGAGCGGAATCAACACGACTGGTATTCTCCCAGAGCATTTGACAGGACAACTGATCGCAGCTGCATACTTTCTGATAGCGATGGCTATGGCTGGTCTGGGTCTTGGCGTTGATTTGGTCATTTTTAGAAAACTAGGAAAAAAACCTTTTATCGCAGCGCTGATCGGATCGCTTCTGCTGACGGGGCTTGGTTTCTTTCTTATTCATGTCTTTCAATTGAACTAA
- the glgA gene encoding glycogen synthase GlgA has product MNILFATSEAVPLAKTGGLADVAGALPKALNKRGVDTRVVMPKYAQIPPALLGQFEQVAVFNVAFGWRNQYCGLLRAEFEGVTYYLIDNERYFKRDGLYGYDDDSERFVFFCFAVMEAVRYMDFHPDIVHCHDWQTGLIPFLLKTRYFYDPAWAYTKSVFTIHNLKYQGLFGVEHLQDLLGVGYDMFYADSLEFYGAGSCMKGGLVYADKLTTVSGTYAEEIQTEYFGERLDSLLRYRSGDLIGIVNGIDDELFDPMNDIAIDVPYRNSLSRKRKNKVELQRELGLPQSENIPLVGIVSRLVEQKGFDLIMATFEELLQEDVQFVILGAGDERYEHFFNDAAFRYPDKVKVWIGYDDRLARRIYAGSDMFAMPSQFEPCGLSQLLALRYRSVPIVRETGGLKDTVRAYDEYNGEGNGFSFTNYNAHDYMFTVRRALALYRNEEVWKQIVNNGNKEDYSWNRSAKAYISVYSQLLAHREEKESWPVIL; this is encoded by the coding sequence ATGAACATTTTGTTCGCAACCTCAGAAGCTGTGCCGCTTGCGAAGACAGGTGGTCTCGCCGATGTTGCAGGGGCGCTCCCAAAGGCGCTGAATAAGCGGGGCGTTGATACCAGAGTTGTAATGCCAAAGTATGCTCAAATTCCTCCCGCGCTGCTAGGGCAGTTTGAACAAGTTGCGGTATTTAACGTTGCATTTGGCTGGCGCAATCAGTATTGCGGCTTGCTCAGGGCAGAGTTTGAGGGTGTTACTTATTATTTAATCGACAATGAGCGTTATTTTAAGCGCGATGGACTTTATGGGTATGATGATGATTCGGAGAGGTTTGTTTTCTTTTGCTTCGCCGTGATGGAAGCTGTTCGGTATATGGATTTCCATCCCGACATTGTCCATTGTCATGATTGGCAAACGGGCTTGATCCCGTTTCTACTTAAAACAAGATATTTCTATGATCCAGCATGGGCTTATACTAAATCGGTATTTACGATTCATAATCTGAAATATCAAGGTCTGTTCGGCGTTGAGCATTTGCAGGACTTGCTTGGCGTAGGCTACGATATGTTTTATGCAGACAGCTTGGAATTTTACGGCGCTGGCAGCTGCATGAAGGGCGGTCTCGTTTATGCAGACAAGCTGACCACGGTCAGCGGAACGTATGCAGAGGAGATTCAAACCGAATATTTTGGAGAAAGACTGGATTCACTGCTAAGATATCGCTCAGGAGACTTGATCGGTATTGTGAACGGCATTGATGACGAGTTGTTTGATCCGATGAATGACATTGCAATAGATGTGCCTTATCGAAACTCGTTAAGCCGCAAGCGAAAAAATAAAGTGGAGCTGCAGCGTGAGCTAGGACTGCCGCAATCCGAAAATATTCCGCTGGTCGGTATTGTTTCTCGATTAGTCGAGCAAAAGGGCTTTGATCTGATCATGGCGACCTTTGAGGAGCTTCTTCAGGAGGATGTCCAATTTGTTATATTGGGAGCTGGGGATGAACGATATGAGCATTTCTTTAATGATGCGGCGTTTCGTTACCCGGACAAGGTTAAAGTGTGGATTGGTTATGATGATAGACTGGCCCGCCGTATTTATGCAGGCTCGGATATGTTCGCGATGCCTTCACAGTTCGAGCCCTGCGGCCTCAGTCAGCTTCTTGCGCTGCGCTATCGCTCCGTACCTATCGTTCGAGAAACTGGCGGACTAAAGGACACGGTTAGAGCCTATGACGAATATAATGGCGAAGGTAACGGCTTCAGCTTTACTAATTACAATGCGCACGATTATATGTTCACCGTTCGCAGAGCGTTAGCTCTCTATCGTAATGAGGAAGTGTGGAAGCAAATCGTGAATAATGGCAACAAAGAGGATTACAGCTGGAACCGCTCCGCCAAAGCCTATATATCCGTTTATTCACAACTTTTAGCGCACCGAGAGGAGAAGGAATCATGGCCCGTCATCTTGTAA